Part of the bacterium genome, GCTTATGCCCCATTTTTCGCCAAATCTGTCTAGTTCCCTATTTACATTCAGAATACTGGCAGTATCTTAATGATATTATTTTCCCTAGTTGTATAACTCTTATTGGAAATAGAGAGCAGGATATGGGTTTTATTTGGACGGAATCTATTTCAGTGTTCACACAATAAGTATGAATAGCGCATTTGGTTATTCCTTCATGCTTGTATGAAAAAACGCACGGTCCATCATCGTAAAGAGACTCAACACAACGACTTCCGCTTCGATATGTTTCTGCGTATCCATTCTTTTTTATGAGTCTTATATTTTCCTCTGGAAGATATTTTTCAATGCCTTTTAAATGTTTATCTATTATTTCTACATCTTCCTCAGATATTGGGGCTCCGAAGTCTCCTGTTGCACAGCAGTGCCCATGACAGATTTCAAGGCAGCATGAAAAATGGGTTTTAAGAATAGCATCGTCTACAACAATTTCATCTATTATCAGCATTCCAGAACTTTCTTCAGAAACTTTCCAGTATATGAGCGCTTATTCTTAGCAACTTGTTCCGGAGTTCCCTCTGCTACGATTTCTCCCCCATTGTCTCCTCCCTCTGGTCCAAGATCTATAATATAATCAGCTGTTTTTAGAACATCTAAATTGTGCTCAATTACCAACACTGTGTTTCCCCTATCCACTAACTTTCCTAAAACATCCAATAACTTCTGAACATCTGCAAAGTGCAGACCTGTGGTTGGTTCATCAAGTATATAGAGTGTCCTGCCTGTTGAAACCTTACTCAACTCACTAGCCAGCTTAACCCTTTGTGCTTCTCCTCCTGAGAGAGTGGTAGCAGACTGTCCTAATTTTATATACCCGAGACCTACATCGTTTAGAGTCTGCAACTTCCTTTTTACAGGCGGAATGTTCTCAAAAAGTTTCAGAGACTCTTCAATTGTCATATTCAAGACGTCTGCTATGCTTTTATCCCTGTATTTTATTTCCAAAGTTTCTCTATTGAATCGCGTTCCTCTACATGTTTCGCATGTTACGTAAATATCCGGAAGGAAGTGCATCTCAATCTTTTTTAAGCCGTCACCTTTGCATGCCTCGCATCTTCCGCCCTTAACATTAAAAGAGAATCTTCCAGGCTTATATCCCCTTGCCCTTGAGCTCGGAACCTGAGAAAACAGGCGTCTTATATAATCAAAAGCGCCTGTATATGTGGCAGGGTTGGAACGAGGGGTTCTGCCTATCGGCGACTGAGTGATATTTGCAACCTTATCTATTTGAGAAAATCCTTTAATATCGACATGTTTACCTGGCTTTTCTTTTGAGCCGTACAGGATTTGAGCTAATGCCCTGTACAATATTTCGTCAACCAGTGTGCTCTTGCCGGAACCAGATACTCCTGAAACGCATACCAATAATCCTAGCGGAATATTTACGTTTATCTTTTTTAAATTGTGTTCAAAAGCCCCAAGTATTCTAAGCTGCTTTTCAGTTGGTTTTCTTCTTTGTTTAGGTGTATCAATTTTAATTTTTCCCGACAGGTATTTACCTGTAATAGAATTCTTGTTTTTAATTATTTCTTCCAGCTTACCGCATGCTACAAGATCTCCGCCGTGAATGCCAGCTCCCGGGCCAAGATCTATTACATAATCCGCATTTCTTATTGTCTGTTCATCATGTTCTACAACAATAACTGTATTCCCCAGGTCGCGCAGACTGGTTAATGTCTTCAGTAGTTTTCTGTTATCTTTTTGGTGAAGTCCAATACTTGGCTCATCAAGGATATATAATACTCCTACAAGACCTGAGCCAATTTGTGTAGCGAGCCTAATTCTCTCTCCTTCTCCTCCTGAAAGAGTCTGCGCTGTTCTGTCCAGTGTAATATAGTCAAGTCCTACATTGGAGAGAAATGTTAATCGTTCCCTGACTTCTTTTAGAATATCATGCGCAATAACTTCTTCTGTTTTACCCAAACGCAGAGTATTAAAAAATCTGATAGCAGATTTAATTGATAAGGAACATATTTTAGCTATTGATTTCTTATTGATCCTTACAGCAAGACTCTGAGGGGAAAGTCTTGCGCCTTCACACTCAGGGCATAATCTGACTCTCATGTATTTATTGTAGATCTCTGACTTTACATATTCAGAATCAGTCTGACTCCATCTTCTCTCAAGATTGTTAATTACCCCCTCAAATTTCATTCTATGTCTGTGGATTCTACGTCTGAGTCGCAACGTAAAATCTAGTTTTTCTTCTGTGCCATACAGAATCATGTTTTGATGTTCTTTGCTTAAATTCTTGAATGGAATATCAAGGTCTATATTATAGTGATCGCTAACTGTCTCCAGCATCTGAAACAGGTATCTTCTTGTTGCTGCTTTCCAGCGGTGGTGTTTTGTTGTTATCGGATTGCTCCACGAAATAATTGCGCCCTCATTAATTGACAGATTCATATCAGGCACGATCAGGTCAGGATCAACTTCCATCTTCCTGCCCAGTCCGTTACATGTTTTACATGCACCATAAGGACTGTTAAACGAGAACATACGAGGTGTGAGTTCAGAGTAATTTATTCCACATTTAATACATGCAAAATGTTCACTAAACAGGATATCTTTCTTATTGTTGATACATACCAAAATTAATCCTTCACCCAGTTTTAGAGCAGTTTCTACAGAATCACTAAGACGTGATTTGATATCTGATTTTATAGCGAGTCTGTCTACAACGACTTCAATGTTGTGTTTTTTGTTTTTATTGAGTTTTATCTCGTCTTCCACATTATAGATGTTCCCATCAACTCTGAGTCTTACAAAGCCTTTCTTTCTAATATCCTCAAAAAGAGCGCTATACTCTCCTTTTCTACCTCTCACTATTGGGGACATAAGCATAATTTTAGAGGATTGGGGGAATTTCATAATACTGTCAACGATTTGCTGGGAAGTTTGACGCGCAATTTCTCTTCCACATTTATAACAGTAGACTTCTCCTATGCGTGCAAACAATACTCTTAGATAATCATAAATTTCCGTTACTGTTCCAACTGTTGAGCGGGGATTTTTTGCAGAGGTCCTTTGTTCAATAGAGATAGCAGGAGAAAGTCCTCCAATATAGTCAACATCAGGTTTATCCATTTGTTCAAGAAACTGACGTGCATAAGAAGACAGGCTTTCTACATACCTTCTCTGTCCTTCTGCATATATAGTATCAAAAGCCAGAGAGGATTTTCCTGAACCACTCAGGCCTGTAATAACAACAAGCTTGTTTCGTGGAATTTCCAGATCTATGTTCTTAAGATTATGCTGGCGGGCACCTTTGATAATTATACTGCTGCTATTCATGAAGACAAAAGAAAATCTTTTAGAAGCGGAAAGAGTTCCCTGTACTTCTCAAGTTTTTCGAGATAAATTTTGTGCCGTGCAGAATTTGGTTCAAAGATCGTATCTCGCCTAACAAAACATCTAACGCCTTCTCCCGGATCTTTAAAAACCCCTGTTGAAATCCCTGCAAGTATAGCAGCTCCAAGGATACTTGCCTCTGTAATACATGGACGCACAAAGGGAATACCGAAAATATCTGCTTTGATTTGTAGCCAGTGGGACGATTTTGCTCCTCCACCTGTTGCTACAAATTCTGAAGTGTCAATGCCAATCTCCTTTAAAGCATTAAGATTGTCTACAAAATAAAAAGCAACACACTCCATGATAGCTTTAAGAATTTCGCCTCTTGTGGTGCTTGTTTTTAACCCAACAATAACACCGGATGCGTCAGAGATAAAATCCGGTGGACCAGTCATTTCAAAGTAAGGAAGAACTAGTAAGTTGCTCGGCTCAACAGGCATCTCATTTGAAAGTCTTTCATAAATATCGTATCCATCTTTGATAATTTTTTTATCAGCTGATGCAAAGGTATCCCTAAACCACCGAACCAACGATCCTGCCTGATTGTATACGAAGGATACAAAAAGATTGGGAAGTACATGATGTTCAATATTGAGCCCATTCTTAATCATCAGGGAAGAATCAGGAATATGATTATAGGTTGGTGTTATACATTCGAAGGTTCCTATACCACATACTGCAGTGCCTGGCTGATATATCCCCGCACCCAGAGAGTTGCAGCATTGGTCGTGTCCGCCAACTACTATTTTTACTCCATTGTCGAGATTGAGTTCCTTAGCTATCAGGTTACTAACTGTACCTGCAATGGTTCCACTAGGTACAGGTTTTGGAAGTTTCTCACGTGAAATCTTGTTGATTGTCAGGAGCTTATCGGACCAATCTTCTTTTCGGATGTCAAAAAATAGTGTGCGATTTGCAAGGGAATAACTTGTAACAGCCTCACCTCCGAGCATAAATGTGATAAGGTCACCCCATAGGAGAAACTTATATGTTTTTGCATAACATTCAGGATCATATTGATGAAGCCAGAGAAGTTTTGGTAAGGAATAATTAAGCCCTAAAATATTTGGATTGATTTCATAAAAGGATTGCTGATCAATTTCTTTTGATAAAGATTCTATATGCTCTCCTCCACGAATATCAGAAGAAAGGATACAATTTCCCAAAATCTTTCTGTCTTCAGTAACAGGCGTCATTGCCTCCCCCATTGAGCTCACACTCAACGCACTTATGGGATCCTTGCGGGTTTGTGCAGCAACTTCTGCGATAGAGGATTTGACCAAAGTTAATACTTCCTGACTGTCAAGTTCTGCCCAGTCAGGCCGCGAATGCAGAATATCATATTCTCTGTAAGCACTTGCTAGACAAATACCATCCTCCGAGAATGCCGCAGCCTTACAGCCTGTTGTACCTACATCTATCCCTAACAAACTCATACTACACCTACCTCATAGCCGAGATATTTCTCAAATGCTTCTTTTACTGGCTCGAGCACGTGAGAGGGAGTAACACTAACATGATGACGATGTCCCATATATCCTATTTTTTGAAGCACATTCTGTAATCCCTCAATCTCTGCCACGCCTGCACAACCAAAGAAATCTTCTGGGATAGGATCATCTGTAAACCGACCCTCTCCAAGATAGAACCTTAGTTTACCTGCCCCAGTCAGCATACTGCCGAATGTTATTGGATTAGGCGAAATACGACCTACGTTACAGCCATAAGAATGTCCTTTACCTACAGCATTGGCCAGGATTGCATGATCAGTAATTTTACCCTTGCAGGTCATCATGCTTTGTGGAACGGGGCCACAGTGAAAAAGGATGCACTTATTCTCTTCCTCAGCATAATTATTGTTCCAGTCCAGGCATGTGGCAACTTCACTCGATGCCTGAGATAAGGCATACATGGTCACTGCATTGCCCACATCTACCTCACAGGCAGCAATCATACCACGATCATTCATTTCGCTTAGAAGAACACATGGTGAAATGCCAAGCTGCTGCTGCATCTCGAGCCAGCAGCGGATTGCTACTGCGTCCATCTTATATTCCTCAATAACGCTATCAATTGCAACGCCAAGTCTTACAATGGTATGAAATGCTTTTTGAGGAACTCCTTTCCATGAGCAGTATTGTTCCAGCCTCTTTGCCTTTGCTTGTATCTTTTTTTCAGTGCTCTTGAATGAGGACATCCTTGCAAAAATATCCGACAAATCCAATGTTTCCATAGTAATCCCGTATTTTTGAAGTGTCAGCTCATCAATACGAACTGTTTTAAATGCTGTTGTTCGCGCGCCTATGGCTCCAACAACCAGTTTTTCCATTCCATTCACAACTCTACATATTCGGTCGAAAAAATCGATATTTGCAGCAAACTTATTATCTTTTGGATGTACAGTATGCGGTTTAAGCGCAGTAAAAGATATGTTGTTCTGACAAAACATATCCATGATGGAGAACTTTCCGCAAAACGCATCTCTTCGCAATTCTGGTCTCATCTTATCCAGTTCATCCGGGTATGCCTGAATTAATATAGGAACGCCAGCATCTTTAAGAGCTGCAACTGCGCCTGTTTCATCCCCAAAATTGGGAAGGCACAGAATCACACCATCAAACAGTCCATTGTTTTTCCGAAGAAAATCGGCAAATATCTTTCCTTCTTTTACAGTTTCAACTGCTCCATTACGAGTGGCATTAACGTCTAGCATTAGAGTCTCATATCCCAGTTTGTTCAGAGCTGCACTCATCTCACTACGTGCACCTTTAAGCAGTGTTGCAGGGAAAAAGCCACGATTTCCAAGGTAGAGCGCAAATGTAGATTTTTTTGTCTTCATAAATTTTCCTTTCTTTGATAAATTGCAGATAATAATTACGGATTAATAATTTTTACTGACCCTTCAATTTCCAATTCTTTTTATTTATCTCAGAGCAGGCATTGAAGGTATTTTTATCACCTTCCCGCCATTTCTTAATGATTCTGTTGCTGCGCATCCCGTTGCAACAGCCATTCTGCCTGCTTCAGGTGTTGAAACAGGTTCTTTCCCTGTAAGAATCATTTCTATAAAATCCTTACATATAACTGGATCAGCTCCGCCATGTCCGCCTTCGACAGGCTTGATATTATATGTTCTATCAGCAAACTCTTTCCATTTGCCAGAGCGCCTCGTTTTTACAATAACTTTACTATCATCATCAAGATTTTCCATTCTGCCTTCAGTGCCAATGAATGTGTAATTTCTCCAATAATCCGGAGTAAAATGACACTGTTCATACGATGCTTTTATGCCGTTCTCCAACTCCATAATCATAACAGTATTATCCTCAACATCAATCGCTTTACGAAAAGCGCATTTGATATATTTATGTTTACCCGATTTAAATTCCGTACATGTCTCTTTTTCCTGACATTCAGGGCATGTTAAATCATTGGGCTTATTCCCTCCGTAGAAGTCTAAACTGCCAAAAGCAGCTACTTTCCTGGTATAAGAGCCAGTAATCCAATGAATCATATCAATATCATGAGCCGCTTTCTGCAGAAGAAGACTGGTTGCATTCTTCCTTTCAGACATCCATGTGCGAAAATACCACCGTCCACCGCTACCAACGAAATGCCGTACCCATACTGCTTTTATCTCGCCAATAGTACCAGTGTCTGCGATGTCTTTCATTGTCTGGAAAATGCGCATATGACGCATATTGAATCCAATCATCAGCCTTTTGCCAGATTGTTTCCATGCCTTTAGAATATTGTCACAACCTTCCGTAGTAATAGCCATCGGTTTTTCAAGGAAAACATGTTTTCCCGCTTCAAGAGCAGCTATAGCATATTCCTCGTGGGTAAAGTCAGGAGACATAACAGCTATCGCATCAATATCCTTTCTTTTAAGCAGCTCTTTATAATCTGATGTAATAAAGATTTTCCCTTTGATTTCACTTTTAAACTCTTGTAATGCCTTCTCTGAAATATCTGCTCCTCCGGCAACTACTGATTTTCCTTCGGGATTATGCCAGTGTTTCCACAGATTACCCCTGCCTGTTACGCCTATAATACCTATTCTAACTTGCTTCATTAGACCTCTAATGTATTAAAGCTTACTTATATTTGGACATAAATTGCCTGATTTTCTCATATGCTTTTTTAAGAACATCCTCTTCCGGCAGGAAAACAATCCTGAAGTGTTTTGTTTCTGGCTTTTGTCCGAATCCTGCGCCTGGGACAACAACAACGCCTGTTTCATAGATTAAATCAGAAACAAATTTCTGGTCTGATACGGGCACATCTATTTTAGGAAATGCATAAAAGGCGCCCTTTGGTTTTACACACTTGATACTTGGAATAGCATTGAGCATTTGGTATGTAATATCTGCTCTTCCTTTGAGCTTTGCATTTGCTTCTTTTATATGCGATTGATCCCCTTCTAGAGCTGGCTTTATTGCATATTGCTCAGGATGATTTGCGCAGAGTCTTGCACGTGTTAGTTTCTGCATAGCCCTGTAATAGTCTCCTAAATTTTCCTCTTTGCCGCTTACAACACACCATCCAATACGCAGTCCTGGGGAAAGATATGACTTTGAAAGCCCGCCAAAAGTAAGGACAGATGCCTCTTTTGAGACACAAGCAGTAGGAATATGCTCCTCAGCATCAAAAACAAGTTTGTCATATACTTCATCGGAAAATATTACAAGATTATGCTCAAGAGCAAGATTAACAATTTGATTAAGAGTTTCTCTTGTATAAACTGCACCCGTTGGATTATTAGGATTTATAATAATAATCGCTCTTGTATTTTTATCTATTTTTCTCTTTATATCATTAATGTCTGGCTGCCAGTCATTCTCCTCATCTAAGTAATATGAATTGATTCCTGCTCCAAGCTTTGTTAGCACTGCTGTGTACAAAGGGTAACCAGGTGAAGGTACTAATACATTTTCATCAGGATTCACAAGACTTGTTAATGCTATTTCAATAGCTTCGCTTCCTCCATTTGTAATAAAGATGTCCTGAATATTTTTTATTCCCTTTCTACACGCTTCATTCTTAACAGATTCAATCGCTTCATCAATTCCAGACGATGGAGAATATCCTGTAAATCCACTTTTCATTGCATTATATGTAGCTTCAATAATATGATGCGGCGTTTTAAAATCAAATTTTATTGGATCACCTATGT contains:
- a CDS encoding DUF3109 family protein; this encodes MLIIDEIVVDDAILKTHFSCCLEICHGHCCATGDFGAPISEEDVEIIDKHLKGIEKYLPEENIRLIKKNGYAETYRSGSRCVESLYDDGPCVFSYKHEGITKCAIHTYCVNTEIDSVQIKPISCSLFPIRVIQLGKIISLRYCQYSECK
- the uvrA gene encoding excinuclease ABC subunit UvrA, with the translated sequence MNSSSIIIKGARQHNLKNIDLEIPRNKLVVITGLSGSGKSSLAFDTIYAEGQRRYVESLSSYARQFLEQMDKPDVDYIGGLSPAISIEQRTSAKNPRSTVGTVTEIYDYLRVLFARIGEVYCYKCGREIARQTSQQIVDSIMKFPQSSKIMLMSPIVRGRKGEYSALFEDIRKKGFVRLRVDGNIYNVEDEIKLNKNKKHNIEVVVDRLAIKSDIKSRLSDSVETALKLGEGLILVCINNKKDILFSEHFACIKCGINYSELTPRMFSFNSPYGACKTCNGLGRKMEVDPDLIVPDMNLSINEGAIISWSNPITTKHHRWKAATRRYLFQMLETVSDHYNIDLDIPFKNLSKEHQNMILYGTEEKLDFTLRLRRRIHRHRMKFEGVINNLERRWSQTDSEYVKSEIYNKYMRVRLCPECEGARLSPQSLAVRINKKSIAKICSLSIKSAIRFFNTLRLGKTEEVIAHDILKEVRERLTFLSNVGLDYITLDRTAQTLSGGEGERIRLATQIGSGLVGVLYILDEPSIGLHQKDNRKLLKTLTSLRDLGNTVIVVEHDEQTIRNADYVIDLGPGAGIHGGDLVACGKLEEIIKNKNSITGKYLSGKIKIDTPKQRRKPTEKQLRILGAFEHNLKKINVNIPLGLLVCVSGVSGSGKSTLVDEILYRALAQILYGSKEKPGKHVDIKGFSQIDKVANITQSPIGRTPRSNPATYTGAFDYIRRLFSQVPSSRARGYKPGRFSFNVKGGRCEACKGDGLKKIEMHFLPDIYVTCETCRGTRFNRETLEIKYRDKSIADVLNMTIEESLKLFENIPPVKRKLQTLNDVGLGYIKLGQSATTLSGGEAQRVKLASELSKVSTGRTLYILDEPTTGLHFADVQKLLDVLGKLVDRGNTVLVIEHNLDVLKTADYIIDLGPEGGDNGGEIVAEGTPEQVAKNKRSYTGKFLKKVLEC
- a CDS encoding Gfo/Idh/MocA family oxidoreductase, with the protein product MKQVRIGIIGVTGRGNLWKHWHNPEGKSVVAGGADISEKALQEFKSEIKGKIFITSDYKELLKRKDIDAIAVMSPDFTHEEYAIAALEAGKHVFLEKPMAITTEGCDNILKAWKQSGKRLMIGFNMRHMRIFQTMKDIADTGTIGEIKAVWVRHFVGSGGRWYFRTWMSERKNATSLLLQKAAHDIDMIHWITGSYTRKVAAFGSLDFYGGNKPNDLTCPECQEKETCTEFKSGKHKYIKCAFRKAIDVEDNTVMIMELENGIKASYEQCHFTPDYWRNYTFIGTEGRMENLDDDSKVIVKTRRSGKWKEFADRTYNIKPVEGGHGGADPVICKDFIEMILTGKEPVSTPEAGRMAVATGCAATESLRNGGKVIKIPSMPALR
- a CDS encoding aminotransferase class I/II-fold pyridoxal phosphate-dependent enzyme, coding for MLIAEKAASQGREMLYLNIGDPIKFDFKTPHHIIEATYNAMKSGFTGYSPSSGIDEAIESVKNEACRKGIKNIQDIFITNGGSEAIEIALTSLVNPDENVLVPSPGYPLYTAVLTKLGAGINSYYLDEENDWQPDINDIKRKIDKNTRAIIIINPNNPTGAVYTRETLNQIVNLALEHNLVIFSDEVYDKLVFDAEEHIPTACVSKEASVLTFGGLSKSYLSPGLRIGWCVVSGKEENLGDYYRAMQKLTRARLCANHPEQYAIKPALEGDQSHIKEANAKLKGRADITYQMLNAIPSIKCVKPKGAFYAFPKIDVPVSDQKFVSDLIYETGVVVVPGAGFGQKPETKHFRIVFLPEEDVLKKAYEKIRQFMSKYK